Proteins from a single region of Streptomyces glaucescens:
- a CDS encoding antibiotic biosynthesis monooxygenase family protein: MTAPVRVVRLLRVRDGREADFVAAYQGVSERARGFPGHLGEQLCRSLDDPAQWLLTSEWESAEAVGRWRTDPAHTALVEPLNACLHDDRWTGLFHIMAPAGARAVPTSGSGTAPGGPGTP; the protein is encoded by the coding sequence ATGACGGCCCCCGTACGGGTGGTCCGGCTGCTCCGGGTGCGGGACGGGCGGGAAGCGGACTTCGTGGCCGCCTACCAGGGCGTCTCCGAACGGGCCCGCGGCTTCCCCGGCCACCTCGGCGAGCAGCTGTGCCGCTCCCTCGACGATCCCGCCCAGTGGCTGCTCACCAGCGAGTGGGAGAGCGCCGAGGCCGTCGGGCGGTGGCGCACCGACCCCGCTCACACGGCCCTGGTCGAGCCGCTGAACGCCTGTCTGCACGACGACCGCTGGACGGGACTGTTCCACATCATGGCTCCGGCCGGAGCGCGGGCCGTGCCGACCTCCGGTTCCGGGACGGCGCCCGGGGGTCCCGGGACCCCCTGA
- a CDS encoding cytochrome P450 family protein, translating into MTQAFASEEMSSEEAAAAAASCSREFRANPHPVYARLRETAPVCPMSPPHGVETYLITRHDDARAALADPRLSKDMYGAIDAYHRIFGDSSIALDDNMLFSDPPKHTRLRRIVGNTFTPKRVQSLRPRVQQITEDLLDACPASRPVNLLPEFCFPLPLHVICELLGVPQNERKQAQEWSATVAQTGFGPEARARLEVAEGNLRDYLVDLIARKRREPDDGLLSALVEAHDQEGALTDHELVSTAWVLLFAGHKSTAYQLGNALFHLLTQPEQKRLALRDEQSMAAAVEEIFRFETSVENGTFRYAKEDVVIRDTLIPKGSLVQVSIAGANRDPEVFEDPDRMDVERPNAQADHLAFGFGPHYCIGAPLARLEMHLALTTLFGRFPRVTLASAPEDVPWLTVPFPAFRGVAELPVVLDPS; encoded by the coding sequence ATGACGCAAGCGTTCGCATCCGAGGAAATGTCATCCGAGGAGGCCGCGGCGGCGGCCGCCTCCTGCAGCCGGGAGTTCCGCGCCAACCCGCATCCCGTCTACGCCCGGCTCAGGGAGACCGCGCCGGTGTGCCCGATGTCGCCGCCGCACGGCGTCGAGACCTACCTCATCACGCGGCACGACGACGCCCGCGCCGCGCTGGCCGACCCGCGGCTGAGCAAGGACATGTACGGCGCCATCGACGCCTATCACCGCATCTTCGGCGACTCGTCCATCGCGCTGGACGACAACATGCTCTTCTCCGACCCGCCGAAGCACACCCGGCTGCGCAGGATCGTCGGCAACACCTTCACGCCCAAGCGGGTGCAGTCGCTGCGCCCGCGCGTCCAGCAGATCACCGAGGACCTGCTGGACGCCTGCCCGGCCTCCCGGCCCGTCAACCTGCTCCCCGAGTTCTGCTTCCCGCTGCCGCTGCACGTCATCTGCGAACTGCTGGGCGTCCCGCAGAACGAGCGCAAGCAGGCCCAGGAGTGGTCCGCGACCGTGGCGCAGACCGGGTTCGGGCCCGAGGCGCGCGCCAGGCTCGAGGTGGCCGAGGGCAATCTGCGCGACTACCTGGTGGACCTGATCGCCCGCAAGCGGCGGGAGCCGGACGACGGCCTGCTGAGCGCCCTGGTCGAGGCCCACGACCAGGAGGGCGCCCTCACCGACCACGAACTGGTCTCCACGGCGTGGGTGCTGCTCTTCGCGGGCCACAAGTCGACGGCGTACCAGCTCGGCAACGCCCTCTTCCACCTGCTCACCCAGCCCGAGCAGAAGCGGCTGGCCCTGCGCGACGAGCAGTCGATGGCCGCGGCGGTCGAGGAGATCTTCCGGTTCGAGACCTCCGTGGAGAACGGCACCTTCCGCTACGCCAAGGAGGACGTCGTCATCCGCGACACGCTGATCCCCAAGGGCTCACTGGTCCAGGTGTCGATCGCCGGGGCCAACCGCGACCCCGAGGTGTTCGAGGACCCGGACCGGATGGACGTCGAGCGCCCCAACGCCCAGGCGGACCACCTCGCCTTCGGCTTCGGCCCGCACTACTGCATCGGCGCGCCGCTCGCCCGCCTGGAGATGCACCTCGCCCTCACCACGCTCTTCGGCCGGTTCCCCCGCGTCACGCTGGCCTCGGCGCCCGAGGACGTGCCCTGGCTGACCGTGCCGTTCCCCGCCTTCCGGGGCGTCGCCGAGCTCCCGGTCGTCCTCGACCCGTCATGA
- a CDS encoding SpoIIE family protein phosphatase, translating into MGTDVDAFLRRLAQALRPRAHQSADVLLRVLRAELPEMWKDDELSLVALEETAGHVTAFLDMLEHGLDISEIETPASAPEVARRFARRGVPVSTLLRAYRLGHVSLLQMIQREATRLTGDWELINAAGMRLIATGFEYVDRGSEQVVAAYQEERDRLLRRRLLLTNEASRRIGTTLDTVRTARELAEVGTDDFADLVTVDLFESVLQDDGTPPPVLRRVAQHPDPQGGGEPAVAPGRTHTYPAGSEPAHALVTGQPLLRHRTRPDAPEHDGGPSAPGAHTALLLPLRARGNTLGLAQFFRDRTAAPFDEEDLLLAQEIAARAAVSIDNARRYTQERSTALALQRSLLPRRPEAQSAAETAARYLPSGSCAGVGGDWYDVIPLSGARVALVVGDVVGRGLHAAATMGRLRTAVRAFADIDLMPDELLTHLDDVVIRLQREESAEDGETSATCLYAIYDPVSRLCTLASAGHVLPAVVTPVAGGAPAGRAVDFPEMPIGPPLGLGGLPFETAQFELPEGTLLALFTDGLLESRIRDVDTARSLLSDVLARAPGSPEEICDRLLAALLPSRPADDVALLVARTRALDPGHVAVLDLPSDPAAVSGARDFTTRRLTAWGLEELAFTTELMVSELVTNAIRYGKGPVQLRLILQSTLTCEVSDASSTAPHLRRARAFDEGGRGLLLVAQLAEHWGTRHTREGKVIWAEQPLPAEAGVPG; encoded by the coding sequence ATGGGGACCGATGTCGACGCCTTCCTGCGGCGGCTGGCTCAGGCGCTGAGGCCGCGGGCGCATCAGTCGGCCGACGTGCTGCTGCGGGTGCTGCGCGCCGAGCTGCCCGAGATGTGGAAGGACGACGAGCTGTCCCTGGTGGCCCTGGAGGAGACCGCCGGGCACGTCACCGCGTTCCTCGACATGCTGGAGCACGGCCTCGACATCAGCGAGATCGAGACCCCCGCCTCGGCGCCGGAGGTGGCCCGCCGATTCGCCCGGAGGGGCGTACCGGTCAGCACCCTCCTGCGGGCCTACCGCCTCGGGCATGTGAGCCTGCTCCAGATGATCCAGCGCGAGGCCACGCGGCTCACCGGCGACTGGGAGCTGATCAACGCCGCGGGGATGCGGCTGATCGCCACGGGTTTCGAGTACGTCGACCGCGGTTCGGAGCAGGTCGTCGCCGCCTACCAGGAGGAGCGCGACCGGCTGCTGCGGCGGCGGCTCCTGCTCACCAACGAGGCGAGCAGGCGGATCGGCACCACCCTCGACACCGTCCGCACCGCCCGGGAGCTGGCGGAGGTCGGCACGGACGACTTCGCCGACCTGGTGACCGTCGACCTCTTCGAATCCGTCCTCCAGGACGACGGCACTCCCCCGCCGGTGCTGCGGCGGGTCGCGCAGCACCCCGACCCGCAAGGCGGTGGCGAACCCGCCGTCGCCCCGGGCCGGACGCACACCTATCCGGCCGGGTCCGAACCGGCTCACGCGCTGGTCACGGGGCAGCCGCTGCTGCGCCACCGCACGCGACCGGACGCCCCGGAGCACGACGGCGGGCCGTCCGCGCCGGGCGCGCACACGGCGCTGCTGCTGCCCCTGCGGGCGCGCGGGAACACCCTGGGCCTGGCCCAGTTCTTCCGGGACCGCACCGCGGCGCCCTTCGACGAGGAGGACCTCCTGCTGGCGCAGGAGATCGCGGCGCGGGCGGCGGTGTCCATCGACAACGCCCGCCGGTACACCCAGGAGCGTTCCACCGCGCTCGCCCTCCAGCGCAGCCTGCTGCCGCGCCGTCCCGAGGCGCAGTCCGCGGCCGAGACGGCCGCCCGCTACCTGCCCAGCGGGTCCTGCGCGGGGGTGGGCGGCGACTGGTACGACGTGATCCCGCTGTCCGGCGCCCGGGTCGCCCTCGTGGTGGGCGACGTGGTCGGCCGCGGCCTGCATGCCGCCGCCACCATGGGCCGGCTGCGGACCGCCGTCCGCGCCTTCGCGGACATCGATCTGATGCCCGACGAGCTGCTCACCCATCTGGACGATGTGGTCATCCGGCTGCAGCGCGAGGAGTCGGCCGAGGACGGCGAGACCAGCGCCACCTGTCTGTACGCGATCTACGATCCGGTGTCCCGGCTGTGCACGCTGGCCAGCGCCGGGCACGTGCTGCCGGCCGTGGTGACCCCGGTGGCCGGCGGCGCCCCGGCCGGCCGGGCGGTCGACTTCCCGGAGATGCCCATCGGCCCACCGCTGGGCCTGGGCGGGCTGCCCTTCGAGACGGCCCAGTTCGAGCTGCCGGAGGGCACCCTGCTCGCGCTGTTCACCGACGGTCTCCTGGAGAGCCGCATCCGGGACGTGGACACCGCGCGCTCGCTGCTGAGCGACGTCCTGGCCCGGGCGCCGGGGTCGCCGGAGGAGATCTGCGACCGGCTGCTGGCCGCGCTGCTGCCCAGCCGTCCCGCCGACGACGTCGCCCTGCTGGTGGCCAGGACCCGGGCACTCGATCCCGGCCACGTCGCCGTTCTGGACCTCCCGTCCGATCCCGCCGCCGTCTCCGGGGCCCGTGACTTCACCACCCGCCGGCTGACCGCCTGGGGGCTGGAGGAGCTGGCCTTCACCACCGAGCTGATGGTCAGCGAACTGGTGACGAACGCGATCCGCTACGGCAAGGGCCCCGTTCAGCTGCGGCTGATCCTCCAGTCGACGCTGACCTGCGAGGTCTCCGACGCGAGCAGCACCGCCCCGCACCTGCGCCGCGCCCGGGCCTTCGACGAGGGCGGTCGCGGGCTGCTGCTGGTGGCCCAGCTCGCCGAGCACTGGGGTACGCGGCACACCCGGGAGGGCAAGGTCATCTGGGCGGAGCAGCCGCTGCCCGCCGAGGCCGGCGTCCCGGGCTGA
- a CDS encoding GMC family oxidoreductase — MSRYDYVVVGAGSAGCVLAARLSEDPAVRVALIEAGGPDTAQEIHVPAAFPQLFKSGLDWDLDSEPEPGIGGRRAYLPRGKVFGGCSSINAMIYIRGNRADYDGWAAAGATGWSYADVLPYFKRSEDNERGEDEHHGVGGPLTVSDGRSRHPLAAAFVEAAVQAGHKTNDDFNGGTQFGVGSYQLTQRGGLRCSTAVAYLHPALARPNLTVLSSARAHRVVLDGGRATGVEVERGGVVEVVRAEREVILSAGAYESPKLLMLSGIGPAAALSAFGVEVVSDLPVGQGLQDHYAALLNFRTGRESLTGAAAAENAALLESAGRGPLTSNIGETGGFFRSRDGLDAPDVQFHAVPVLFHQEGLGPVAEHGFGFGPCVLAPTSRGAVTLRSPRPDAAPRIVHNYLMTAEDRECAVAGVRIALEIAAQRAVSDVVTGPYDVPAADSDAELLAWVRRSGQTLYHPTSTCAIGAVVDPELRVFGVAGLRVADASVFPTVPRGNTNAPTIMVAEKAADLVKGATG; from the coding sequence ATGAGCAGGTACGACTACGTCGTGGTCGGCGCCGGATCCGCGGGCTGTGTCCTCGCGGCCCGGCTGTCGGAGGACCCCGCCGTCCGGGTGGCCCTGATCGAGGCGGGCGGCCCCGACACGGCGCAGGAGATCCATGTCCCGGCCGCCTTCCCGCAGTTGTTCAAATCCGGCCTCGACTGGGACCTCGACTCCGAACCGGAGCCGGGGATCGGCGGGCGCCGCGCGTACCTGCCCCGCGGCAAGGTGTTCGGCGGCTGCAGCTCGATCAACGCCATGATCTACATCAGGGGGAACCGGGCCGACTACGACGGCTGGGCCGCGGCCGGGGCGACCGGCTGGTCGTACGCCGATGTGCTGCCGTACTTCAAGCGTTCCGAGGACAACGAGCGCGGTGAGGACGAACACCACGGCGTGGGCGGGCCGTTGACGGTCAGCGACGGCAGGTCCCGGCATCCGCTCGCGGCGGCCTTCGTGGAAGCCGCCGTGCAGGCCGGGCACAAGACCAACGACGACTTCAACGGCGGGACGCAGTTCGGTGTGGGGAGCTACCAGCTGACGCAGCGCGGCGGCCTGCGCTGCAGCACGGCCGTCGCCTACCTGCACCCCGCCCTGGCACGGCCGAACCTCACCGTGCTCTCCTCCGCCCGCGCCCACCGCGTGGTGCTGGACGGGGGCCGGGCGACGGGGGTGGAGGTGGAACGGGGCGGCGTCGTCGAAGTGGTCCGCGCCGAGCGGGAGGTGATCCTGTCCGCGGGCGCCTACGAGTCCCCGAAGCTGCTGATGCTCTCCGGGATCGGGCCCGCCGCGGCGCTCTCCGCCTTCGGTGTCGAGGTCGTCAGCGACCTGCCGGTCGGCCAGGGGCTCCAGGACCACTACGCGGCGCTGCTCAACTTCCGCACCGGCCGGGAGTCGCTGACCGGAGCGGCGGCCGCGGAGAACGCCGCGCTGCTGGAGAGCGCGGGGCGCGGCCCGCTGACCTCCAACATCGGGGAGACGGGCGGCTTCTTCCGCAGCCGGGACGGACTCGACGCGCCCGACGTGCAGTTCCACGCCGTCCCGGTCCTCTTCCACCAGGAGGGGCTCGGCCCGGTCGCCGAGCACGGCTTCGGCTTCGGTCCGTGCGTGCTCGCCCCGACCAGCCGCGGCGCGGTCACCCTGCGCTCCCCGCGCCCGGACGCCGCCCCGCGCATCGTGCACAACTACCTGATGACGGCCGAGGACCGGGAGTGTGCCGTCGCCGGTGTACGGATCGCCCTGGAGATCGCCGCACAGCGGGCGGTGTCCGATGTCGTCACCGGGCCGTACGACGTGCCCGCCGCGGACTCCGACGCGGAGCTGCTCGCCTGGGTGCGGCGGTCCGGGCAGACGCTGTACCACCCGACGTCGACCTGTGCGATCGGCGCGGTGGTCGACCCCGAGCTGCGGGTGTTCGGTGTGGCGGGGCTGCGGGTCGCGGACGCCTCGGTCTTTCCCACGGTGCCGCGCGGGAACACCAACGCCCCCACGATCATGGTCGCGGAGAAGGCGGCCGACCTGGTGAAGGGGGCCACGGGGTGA